The proteins below are encoded in one region of bacterium:
- a CDS encoding MFS transporter: MVKSRVEQSLGANPGDAALNPADSVAMGVQAARAPRMLERARWRAFRALRNPSFRLLFSAFLVNQTGFWISHVSLQGLMASLSSSDATQQGRLFFAMFIPAFVLAPLAGVAADRFDRKRIVLACYAGVVFVTSGLAVTTYAGLATPSLLQVFGFGLGVCFSFSGPASMALAANAVPEEDLSSAVSLQSTANNLTRVLGPAFAAPLLASGRFEIAFGTFTAAAFIAAVLTSRMRPRPYEPEAEDGGIFARLKSGLDHARERHPAMPALITVAWVSLFGVSHVALTPIYAAEVLGNPNWFAWIVVCTGIGAMAGALTSGYKRGLPTLRGSALRALAFGLMLIGFALSRTPAAALLMQVLVGYFYFATMTDLQRLIQEIVDEARRGRVMSLFQVAWGGIVPFGGLGMGLLAAEFGTPVTIGLGGALCGLYGAVLAVVAPRLGNEMGVEGDSPKG; the protein is encoded by the coding sequence GTGGTCAAATCCCGTGTCGAGCAGAGCCTGGGCGCCAACCCTGGCGATGCAGCGCTCAATCCGGCGGATTCGGTGGCGATGGGCGTTCAGGCAGCCCGAGCCCCGCGCATGCTCGAGAGGGCGCGCTGGCGGGCCTTTCGCGCCCTGCGCAACCCGAGCTTCCGGTTGCTCTTCAGCGCTTTCCTCGTCAACCAGACCGGCTTCTGGATCTCGCACGTCTCGCTCCAGGGGCTGATGGCGAGCTTGTCGTCGAGCGATGCGACCCAACAGGGGCGGCTGTTCTTCGCGATGTTCATTCCGGCGTTCGTGCTGGCCCCGCTGGCTGGCGTGGCCGCCGACCGATTCGACCGCAAGCGCATCGTGTTGGCTTGCTATGCCGGGGTCGTGTTCGTGACGTCCGGCCTGGCTGTGACCACCTACGCGGGCCTGGCCACGCCGTCCCTCCTCCAGGTCTTCGGCTTCGGCCTGGGCGTCTGCTTTTCATTCTCGGGCCCGGCGAGCATGGCCCTTGCCGCCAATGCCGTCCCCGAGGAAGACCTGTCGAGCGCAGTCTCCCTGCAATCGACAGCGAACAACCTCACCCGCGTGCTCGGGCCCGCGTTCGCAGCACCGCTCCTGGCAAGTGGGCGATTCGAAATCGCATTTGGCACCTTTACCGCCGCGGCCTTCATCGCAGCCGTTCTGACGTCCCGCATGCGTCCACGCCCCTACGAGCCCGAAGCCGAGGATGGCGGAATCTTCGCGCGGCTGAAGAGCGGGCTCGATCATGCTCGCGAACGCCACCCGGCCATGCCCGCGTTGATCACCGTCGCATGGGTTTCGCTCTTCGGTGTCTCCCATGTCGCGCTGACGCCGATCTATGCGGCCGAAGTGCTCGGGAATCCCAATTGGTTCGCGTGGATCGTGGTCTGCACGGGGATTGGCGCGATGGCTGGCGCACTGACCAGCGGTTACAAGCGGGGACTGCCGACGCTTCGCGGCTCGGCGTTGCGCGCCCTGGCGTTCGGCTTGATGCTGATCGGATTCGCACTTTCGCGAACCCCGGCCGCAGCGCTGCTGATGCAGGTGCTGGTCGGCTACTTCTACTTCGCCACCATGACCGATCTACAACGCCTGATTCAGGAGATCGTGGACGAGGCCCGTCGCGGCCGCGTGATGAGCCTCTTCCAGGTGGCTTGGGGCGGCATCGTGCCCTTTGGCGGCCTCGGCATGGGCCTGCTCGCCGCCGAGTTCGGAACGCCCGTCACCATTGGGCTCGGCGGGGCACTCTGTGGGTTGTACGGCGCCGTGCTGGCCGTCGTCGCACCCCGTCTGGGCAACGAAATGGGCGTGGAAGGCGACTCCCCCAAGGGGTAA
- a CDS encoding amidase: MRPEPRAAGGLSVDEYESYDGLGLAELVRKGETQPKELLDAALERMERHEPALNAVPIPMLDEARAALEGGLPEGPFTGVPFLLKDLHLYWAGVPTTNGSQLFAEHVPDHDSALTERYRAAGLVTFGKSLSPEFGITPTSESIQFGDTHNPWNPAHSAGGSSGGAAAAVAAGYLPLANASDGGGSIRIPASACGLFGMKPTRGRTPMGPDVGEGWAGMSIVHAVSRSVRDNAALLDATAGPDPGAPYVAPPPVRAYLDEVNRPPGRLRIALQRNTWNGTPTHADCITAVEAAAELCEELGHDVVETTLEIDVDAMRRASLTILPASLLVSLEDRAEALGRELTESDVEAGTWGMVMAGRERSAADYVRAVKGIHHVGRQVARFQADYDVILTPTMALPPTPLGTLSLSNPNPGANILALLQTIGFCQVFNASGSPAMSVPLAWNDAGLPIGIQFAGRFGEEGTLFRLAGQLEQARPRLLTC; this comes from the coding sequence CTGCGCCCTGAACCTCGCGCGGCCGGAGGTCTCAGCGTGGACGAGTATGAATCCTATGACGGTCTTGGGTTGGCGGAGCTTGTTCGCAAAGGCGAAACCCAGCCGAAGGAACTCCTCGACGCAGCCCTGGAGCGGATGGAGCGCCACGAGCCCGCCCTGAACGCGGTCCCCATTCCGATGCTCGACGAAGCGCGGGCGGCTCTCGAGGGGGGCCTTCCCGAGGGCCCCTTCACCGGAGTGCCGTTCCTGCTGAAGGATCTGCATCTCTACTGGGCAGGCGTGCCCACGACGAACGGCAGCCAGCTCTTCGCCGAACACGTACCCGATCACGACAGCGCGTTGACCGAGCGCTATCGCGCGGCGGGCCTGGTGACGTTCGGAAAGAGTCTGTCGCCTGAGTTCGGCATCACGCCGACGAGCGAATCGATCCAATTCGGCGATACGCACAATCCCTGGAACCCGGCGCATAGCGCTGGAGGCTCCTCGGGAGGCGCCGCCGCAGCGGTCGCGGCGGGCTATCTGCCGCTGGCGAATGCGAGCGACGGCGGCGGCTCGATCCGCATTCCGGCGTCGGCTTGTGGCTTGTTTGGCATGAAGCCCACGAGGGGCCGCACACCGATGGGGCCGGACGTCGGCGAGGGGTGGGCTGGCATGAGCATCGTCCACGCCGTGAGCCGTAGCGTCCGCGACAACGCCGCCCTCCTCGACGCCACGGCGGGCCCGGATCCGGGCGCGCCCTACGTCGCACCGCCGCCGGTGCGTGCCTATCTGGACGAGGTCAACAGGCCACCCGGCCGCCTTCGCATCGCGCTCCAGCGCAACACCTGGAACGGCACGCCGACCCATGCGGATTGCATCACCGCCGTAGAGGCCGCGGCAGAGCTCTGCGAAGAGTTGGGTCATGACGTGGTCGAGACGACGCTCGAGATCGACGTAGACGCGATGCGACGAGCCTCCCTGACGATCCTCCCCGCCAGCTTGCTCGTCTCACTCGAAGACCGCGCCGAGGCCCTTGGCCGCGAACTCACCGAATCGGATGTGGAGGCGGGCACCTGGGGCATGGTGATGGCCGGCCGTGAGCGAAGTGCCGCCGACTACGTGCGCGCAGTGAAGGGAATCCATCACGTCGGTCGCCAGGTGGCGCGCTTCCAGGCCGACTACGACGTCATTCTCACACCCACGATGGCACTCCCGCCGACGCCACTGGGCACCCTCAGCTTGTCCAACCCGAACCCGGGCGCCAACATCCTGGCCCTGCTCCAGACCATCGGCTTCTGCCAGGTCTTCAACGCCTCGGGGAGCCCCGCCATGTCCGTCCCGCTCGCCTGGAACGACGCGGGCCTGCCCATTGGCATCCAATTCGCCGGCCGCTTCGGAGAAGAAGGCACCCTCTTCCGCCTCGCCGGCCAACTCGAACAAGCCCGTCCCCGCTTGTTGACTTGTTGA
- a CDS encoding DUF547 domain-containing protein yields the protein MTVSPPRHRTGMKLVNALFLILLATPASSEPWALYAELLDRHTLETSDLAQTRVDYAALRRAPDWDRLLTGIEATDPAALQGADSRLAYWINAYNIFAIDLVVKGRPQESIRDLGSFFSPVWKKPAGRIAGRSYTLHEIEHEILRPMGDPRIHGAIVCASSSCPPLARTPYTAAGLEGELRANLERWLRHPNKGVRLDAASNTLHVSKVFKWFEEDFDVQGGVRAFLSGYVEVGSPDVDLEYLDYDWHLNKSTSGDGLVRVGRRGGRGCLLLRSGRRIGCQWAGPRRSRRAGRTWRGSPRR from the coding sequence GTGACCGTCTCCCCGCCGCGGCATCGCACCGGCATGAAGCTCGTGAACGCCCTGTTCCTCATCCTGCTGGCCACTCCCGCGTCCAGCGAGCCTTGGGCACTCTATGCGGAGCTGCTCGATCGGCATACGCTGGAGACGAGCGATCTCGCCCAGACCCGCGTCGACTACGCGGCGCTGCGCCGTGCGCCGGATTGGGATCGGTTGCTGACCGGAATCGAAGCCACCGACCCGGCGGCGCTTCAGGGCGCTGATTCCCGCCTCGCCTACTGGATCAACGCCTACAACATCTTCGCGATCGATCTGGTGGTGAAGGGGCGCCCCCAGGAGAGTATTCGGGATCTGGGCTCGTTCTTCAGCCCTGTCTGGAAGAAGCCCGCAGGACGTATCGCAGGCAGGAGCTACACCCTGCACGAGATCGAGCACGAGATCCTGCGCCCGATGGGCGATCCGCGGATCCATGGGGCGATCGTCTGCGCCTCGTCGTCGTGTCCACCCCTGGCACGCACGCCCTACACCGCCGCTGGCCTCGAAGGTGAGCTTCGGGCGAACCTCGAGCGATGGCTCCGTCATCCGAACAAGGGCGTCCGCCTGGATGCCGCATCGAACACACTCCACGTGTCGAAGGTCTTCAAGTGGTTCGAAGAAGACTTCGATGTCCAGGGCGGAGTTCGCGCGTTCCTGAGCGGCTACGTCGAGGTCGGAAGCCCCGACGTCGATCTCGAGTACCTCGACTACGACTGGCATCTCAACAAGTCAACAAGCGGGGACGGGCTTGTTCGAGTTGGCCGGCGAGGCGGAAGAGGGTGCCTTCTTCTCCGAAGCGGCCGGCGAATTGGATGCCAATGGGCAGGCCCGCGTCGTTCCAGGCGAGCGGGACGGACATGGCGGGGCTCCCCGAGGCGTTGA
- a CDS encoding LOG family protein, which produces MTRKRRRYELRDSSLNEQLEALVASALERYGERPDADQLRQMLVTSVRMAKEASSGNLKLVNNALKELRHAFRVFAPYAAVPKVAVFGSARTEPDHPDWQQAHAFAERMVAAGWMVITGAGDGIMGAAQGGAGRAASFGVNIRLPFEQSANAVIEGDRKLVNFRYFFTRKVTFVKESHALALFPGGFGTHDEGFEALTLIQTGKSSVVPVVYVDEPGGSYWRDWHEYVKTHLHARGLIGDEDLSLYRVTDDLDVAVEEIVQFYRNYHSSRWLGDRLLIRLAEAPSPAQCEALADQFDDFFEGEPEVCGPLPEEKDDAPGLPRLAVRISRRRVGRLRQLIDRLNDLPAEREPWHETLPPELLARELSAEAEEAEEDDEA; this is translated from the coding sequence ATGACCCGCAAGAGACGCCGCTACGAGCTCCGCGATTCGTCGCTGAATGAGCAACTCGAGGCCCTGGTGGCCTCGGCGCTCGAGCGGTACGGAGAGCGCCCGGACGCGGATCAGCTTCGCCAGATGCTGGTCACCTCCGTTCGCATGGCGAAGGAGGCTTCGAGCGGAAATCTCAAGCTCGTGAACAATGCCCTCAAGGAGCTGCGACATGCGTTCCGCGTGTTCGCGCCCTACGCGGCCGTGCCCAAGGTCGCGGTCTTCGGCAGTGCGCGCACAGAGCCCGATCATCCGGATTGGCAGCAGGCACATGCATTCGCCGAGCGGATGGTCGCGGCCGGTTGGATGGTCATCACCGGTGCGGGCGATGGCATCATGGGCGCAGCCCAGGGCGGCGCGGGCCGCGCGGCGAGCTTCGGTGTGAACATCCGCTTGCCCTTCGAGCAGTCAGCGAATGCGGTCATCGAGGGGGATCGCAAGCTCGTCAACTTCCGATACTTCTTCACGCGCAAGGTCACCTTCGTGAAGGAGAGTCACGCCTTGGCGCTCTTCCCGGGCGGCTTCGGCACCCATGATGAAGGGTTCGAAGCGCTGACCTTGATTCAGACCGGCAAGAGCAGCGTCGTGCCGGTGGTCTACGTCGACGAACCCGGCGGAAGCTATTGGCGCGATTGGCATGAGTACGTGAAGACCCATCTCCATGCGCGCGGGCTGATCGGCGATGAGGATCTTTCTCTCTATCGCGTGACGGATGATCTCGATGTGGCCGTCGAGGAGATCGTCCAGTTCTATCGGAACTATCATTCGAGTCGCTGGCTGGGCGATCGGCTGCTGATTCGCCTCGCCGAGGCGCCGAGCCCGGCGCAATGTGAGGCACTGGCAGATCAATTCGACGATTTCTTCGAGGGCGAGCCCGAGGTCTGTGGCCCGCTTCCGGAGGAGAAGGATGACGCACCGGGCCTGCCCCGACTCGCGGTGCGCATCAGCCGGCGCCGCGTTGGGCGTCTGCGCCAGTTGATCGACCGCTTGAACGATCTTCCGGCCGAACGGGAGCCGTGGCATGAGACATTGCCGCCGGAACTCCTTGCGCGGGAGCTCTCGGCCGAGGCCGAGGAGGCGGAAGAAGACGACGAGGCGTGA
- a CDS encoding sugar transferase, with amino-acid sequence MLRDHSRELDLLLQGMDLLVATVVFVVLVAPSGPGADAGLRTLLPFGLVASLVWPVTLRALDLYASQRRESLVALLRGLALAAAIAVLVESAAAFLTRAPVPRWFPLACVSLQLVGITSLRVGVYAALRSLRRSGRNSRNVLIAGSGPRAAYVAEVIGGHPAWALEVIGFIDQEEPGHTAVVPAERIFPLSRMGELLRDEVIDEIIVACPRSKLDLFLPVVDRATAAGVPITLLSDIFGDLLPAPRVKRFGALPALSFAPVHHNVTALALKRALDVAGALVGMTLAAPILVAAAVGIKLSSPGPILFRQERCSLNGRRFVMPKLRTMGVGSDLRKEDLGSLNEMDGPVFKIRDDPRVTPVGRLLRRYSLDELPQLWSVLKGDMSLVGPRPPVPNEVAAYKTFERRRLSMRPGLTCLWQVNGRNEIGFEDWVRLDLEYIDTWSLAGDLRILARTLPAVLSGHGAS; translated from the coding sequence ATGCTGAGGGACCATTCCCGCGAGCTGGATCTGCTCCTGCAGGGGATGGATCTCCTGGTCGCCACGGTTGTATTCGTCGTCCTGGTGGCGCCGTCCGGCCCGGGCGCGGACGCCGGGCTGCGAACGCTTCTGCCCTTCGGTCTGGTCGCCTCCCTGGTCTGGCCTGTCACGCTACGGGCTCTCGATCTCTACGCCTCCCAGCGGCGCGAGAGCCTGGTCGCGCTGCTGCGGGGGCTCGCGTTGGCCGCCGCCATCGCGGTCCTGGTGGAGAGCGCGGCCGCCTTTCTTACCCGCGCCCCGGTTCCACGCTGGTTCCCGTTGGCGTGCGTATCGCTTCAGCTGGTGGGCATCACCTCGCTGCGGGTTGGTGTCTATGCGGCGCTTCGCTCGCTCCGGCGCAGTGGCCGGAACTCGCGCAACGTCCTGATCGCCGGTAGCGGTCCGCGGGCGGCCTACGTGGCGGAGGTGATCGGGGGCCATCCGGCTTGGGCCCTCGAAGTGATCGGCTTCATCGATCAGGAGGAGCCAGGTCACACCGCGGTGGTGCCCGCCGAGCGGATCTTCCCGCTCTCTCGGATGGGGGAGCTTCTTCGCGACGAGGTGATCGATGAGATCATCGTCGCCTGCCCCCGTTCGAAACTCGACCTTTTCCTGCCCGTGGTCGACCGGGCGACGGCCGCAGGCGTGCCGATCACCTTGTTGTCGGACATCTTCGGCGATCTGCTGCCGGCACCCCGCGTCAAACGCTTCGGAGCCTTGCCTGCGCTCTCGTTCGCACCGGTGCATCACAACGTCACCGCCCTTGCACTGAAGCGCGCATTGGATGTGGCGGGGGCTCTCGTGGGAATGACGCTCGCGGCACCGATTCTCGTCGCAGCCGCGGTCGGTATCAAGTTGTCGTCGCCGGGGCCGATCCTGTTCAGGCAAGAACGATGTTCGCTGAATGGTCGTCGGTTCGTGATGCCGAAGCTGCGCACGATGGGCGTGGGCTCCGACCTTCGGAAAGAGGATCTGGGTTCTTTGAACGAGATGGATGGCCCGGTCTTCAAGATTCGAGACGACCCGCGGGTGACGCCGGTCGGCCGGCTCCTGCGCCGCTACAGTCTGGATGAGCTGCCCCAGCTCTGGAGCGTCTTGAAGGGTGATATGAGCCTGGTGGGCCCTCGTCCTCCGGTGCCGAACGAAGTTGCGGCCTACAAGACCTTCGAACGGCGCCGGCTCTCCATGCGTCCTGGCCTCACATGTCTTTGGCAGGTGAACGGGCGCAACGAGATCGGGTTCGAAGACTGGGTGCGCCTCGATCTGGAGTACATCGATACGTGGTCTCTCGCAGGCGATCTTCGCATTCTTGCCCGAACCCTTCCCGCTGTCTTGAGCGGGCACGGTGCCAGCTGA
- a CDS encoding MFS transporter: protein MARHPTLQVLESRELRAFLASRFLRSVSQTGLAATLAWHLYEQTGSAFQLGLLGLVQFLPVLPIGLWAGAIADARERVGIVQNAQLGAALFAFGLAGFASWGAASALPIFVLALLGAVSDAFENPASSAILPNLVTREDFPAAVSVVAAARNAAWASGPVLAGFVIAEGGVAASYALNASLILGSVAALAAMGRRIHAEEGQTVSWAAIREGLSFVMHRQPVIGCMALDLFAVIFAGVDALLPVFAKDILGAGPTGFGALSSAIQLGTFAMASVLLFIPPIRNVGRVLLVAVAGFGLATLLFAVSTSFALSFAALFLSGIADQISMVLRTTIIQLSTPDGLRGRVSAVSMVFIGASNELGRAESGFLAALTSAVFSVLFGGAACLATVGVVAGTLPELRRFKI, encoded by the coding sequence ATGGCCCGGCATCCGACTCTCCAGGTTCTCGAATCGCGAGAACTCCGGGCGTTCCTGGCCAGCCGTTTCCTTCGCAGCGTCTCTCAGACCGGGTTGGCCGCGACCCTTGCCTGGCATCTCTATGAGCAGACCGGCTCCGCGTTCCAGCTCGGATTGCTCGGACTGGTGCAATTCCTGCCCGTCCTTCCCATCGGGTTGTGGGCGGGCGCGATCGCCGACGCGCGAGAACGTGTCGGAATCGTCCAGAACGCTCAGCTCGGAGCCGCGCTCTTCGCGTTCGGACTTGCCGGCTTTGCGAGCTGGGGGGCCGCCAGTGCGTTGCCGATCTTCGTGCTCGCGCTCCTGGGCGCCGTCTCCGACGCATTCGAGAACCCGGCCTCGTCGGCCATCCTCCCGAATCTGGTGACGCGCGAAGACTTCCCCGCTGCCGTCAGCGTGGTCGCAGCAGCCCGCAACGCGGCCTGGGCCAGCGGGCCGGTCTTGGCAGGCTTCGTGATCGCCGAAGGAGGTGTTGCGGCATCCTATGCGCTGAATGCATCGTTGATCCTCGGAAGCGTCGCTGCCCTGGCGGCCATGGGGCGCCGCATTCACGCCGAAGAAGGCCAGACCGTGAGCTGGGCGGCCATCCGCGAAGGGCTCTCCTTCGTCATGCACCGTCAGCCGGTCATCGGCTGCATGGCCCTCGACCTGTTCGCCGTGATCTTCGCCGGCGTCGATGCGCTTCTTCCGGTCTTCGCCAAGGACATTCTCGGTGCCGGCCCGACAGGTTTCGGTGCGCTCTCGAGCGCCATCCAGCTGGGCACCTTCGCGATGGCGAGCGTCCTGCTCTTCATACCTCCCATCCGCAACGTCGGCCGCGTGCTGCTCGTTGCGGTCGCCGGCTTCGGCCTGGCGACACTCCTATTCGCCGTGTCGACCTCGTTCGCCCTCTCCTTCGCTGCACTCTTCCTGTCCGGCATCGCGGATCAGATCAGCATGGTGCTGCGCACCACCATCATTCAACTCTCGACGCCCGACGGCTTGCGGGGGCGCGTGAGCGCGGTGAGCATGGTCTTCATCGGTGCCTCGAACGAATTGGGCCGCGCGGAATCCGGATTCCTGGCCGCGCTGACGAGCGCTGTCTTCTCGGTGCTCTTTGGTGGGGCTGCTTGCCTGGCGACAGTGGGAGTGGTTGCAGGAACGCTTCCGGAACTGCGCCGGTTCAAGATCTAG
- a CDS encoding SIMPL domain-containing protein, whose protein sequence is MEGENRTRAIGRDRRQRGTATAGLAIALALVASVVWAGHLAGRLRAPSRSITVKGFAEQPIESDVGVWAVRVVARSPSLAEAYERLESSRARVRAALLEAGFAEERFSFSSASIGVHYRQNEKGWNTNEVEGYELHQSASVESPDVALVERTSKTITSLIREGIEVTSDPPNFYYTGLDALKIEMVGAAARDARARAERLAQEGGASLGELASATQGVFQITSRYSSEVSAGGMYDTHSPLKNVRAVLTATFAVR, encoded by the coding sequence ATGGAAGGCGAGAACCGAACACGCGCCATCGGTCGAGACCGCCGTCAACGCGGAACCGCCACCGCGGGTTTGGCGATCGCGCTGGCTCTGGTCGCGAGCGTCGTGTGGGCCGGTCATCTTGCCGGGCGGCTGCGCGCGCCGAGTCGATCGATCACTGTGAAGGGCTTCGCTGAGCAACCGATCGAGTCGGATGTAGGCGTCTGGGCGGTGAGGGTCGTGGCGCGCTCGCCTTCGTTGGCGGAAGCGTACGAACGCCTGGAGTCGTCTCGCGCGCGCGTGCGCGCTGCCCTGCTGGAGGCGGGCTTCGCTGAGGAGCGCTTTTCCTTCTCGTCGGCATCGATCGGCGTCCACTACCGCCAGAACGAGAAGGGCTGGAACACGAACGAGGTGGAAGGCTACGAGCTGCACCAGTCGGCGTCGGTCGAGAGCCCGGACGTGGCGCTCGTAGAGCGCACCTCCAAGACCATCACCTCCCTGATCCGGGAGGGCATCGAGGTCACCTCCGACCCACCCAATTTCTACTACACCGGGCTCGACGCACTGAAGATCGAGATGGTCGGTGCGGCGGCGCGCGATGCGCGGGCCAGGGCCGAGCGCCTGGCGCAGGAGGGTGGCGCCAGTCTGGGCGAGCTCGCCTCGGCGACCCAGGGCGTCTTTCAGATCACCTCTCGCTACTCGTCCGAGGTGTCGGCGGGCGGCATGTACGACACCCACTCACCATTGAAGAACGTGCGCGCCGTTCTGACCGCGACCTTCGCCGTCCGGTAG
- a CDS encoding MFS transporter, whose protein sequence is MRSASHSDAVFVAFRVFTRLMVHAPWLYHFSTSVRGLSATEFGWMIAIFYLAVVLLEVPSGVLADRFGRRRLLVTGAFANVLACVMLATAFDFLAFAMAQVLLAIGTATVSGANSALLFDRLAAEGREKDYARIEGISQGAWLIVTAVAMVLADLFLVEGGDPTPAVIVTGSFQVVGVIFAFGLHDNPQPHGKSARAIAAAALENVLQVPGAARWIAISVGVFVLIRSAIVLLYNPILDAALVPIDRWGSLLALINLAGGVAAWQAHRWTGGRGAERMVILLPVALVGMYAGLATLHSGPAVLLFCIQGVAFGVYPVAMRTVLNHRIPDPLHRATVLSIESLACRLAFAGTAAAVGALLDRAELGWAIFAAVGLGLLPLLASALLPPTRPSTGQRDDGL, encoded by the coding sequence ATGAGGTCGGCGAGCCATAGCGATGCGGTGTTCGTAGCGTTCCGCGTCTTCACGCGCCTGATGGTGCACGCGCCGTGGCTCTACCATTTTTCGACGTCCGTGCGCGGACTGTCTGCCACCGAATTCGGCTGGATGATCGCAATCTTCTACCTGGCGGTCGTCCTGCTCGAGGTCCCCTCAGGCGTCCTCGCCGATCGCTTCGGCCGCCGCCGACTGCTCGTGACCGGCGCGTTCGCCAACGTGCTGGCATGCGTGATGCTGGCAACGGCATTCGACTTCCTGGCGTTCGCGATGGCCCAGGTGCTCTTGGCGATCGGCACCGCGACCGTCAGCGGGGCGAACTCCGCGCTGCTCTTCGATCGGCTGGCTGCCGAGGGACGCGAGAAGGACTACGCACGCATCGAAGGGATCTCGCAGGGCGCCTGGCTGATCGTCACCGCCGTCGCGATGGTGCTCGCGGATCTCTTCCTGGTCGAGGGCGGCGATCCGACCCCGGCCGTGATCGTCACGGGAAGTTTCCAGGTCGTCGGTGTCATCTTCGCGTTCGGATTGCACGACAACCCGCAACCTCACGGGAAGAGTGCGCGAGCGATCGCGGCCGCCGCCCTCGAAAACGTGTTGCAGGTTCCCGGAGCAGCGCGCTGGATCGCGATCAGCGTCGGTGTTTTCGTGCTGATCCGATCGGCAATCGTGTTGCTCTACAACCCGATCCTCGACGCCGCCCTGGTGCCAATCGATCGCTGGGGCAGCCTGCTGGCGCTGATCAATCTGGCAGGGGGCGTCGCAGCGTGGCAGGCCCACCGATGGACGGGGGGCCGCGGAGCCGAACGGATGGTGATATTGCTTCCGGTCGCGCTCGTCGGCATGTACGCAGGGCTTGCGACCCTGCACAGCGGCCCGGCGGTTCTGCTCTTCTGCATCCAGGGCGTCGCATTCGGTGTCTACCCGGTGGCGATGCGAACCGTGTTGAACCACCGTATTCCGGACCCACTCCACAGGGCAACCGTCCTCTCGATCGAATCCCTGGCTTGCCGCCTGGCGTTTGCGGGCACAGCGGCTGCGGTAGGTGCCCTGCTCGACCGGGCCGAACTCGGCTGGGCGATCTTTGCTGCGGTTGGTCTGGGCCTTCTACCGCTCCTGGCCAGCGCGCTCCTACCGCCGACGCGACCCTCGACCGGTCAACGCGACGACGGATTATAG